A window of Vicia villosa cultivar HV-30 ecotype Madison, WI unplaced genomic scaffold, Vvil1.0 ctg.003077F_1_1, whole genome shotgun sequence contains these coding sequences:
- the LOC131640358 gene encoding uncharacterized protein LOC131640358 translates to MQQMQQQNQMMIQMMQGMQGQQPPAPVPVPQAPTGPDFRAFFRMDPPEFAGGLDPVVAHDWLASMERIFQAIQCNEEEKVIFATQKMKGPALRWWNTASTYFTTQEIPKDWHHFKAAFLEKYFPNSVRTQREREFQNFKQGNLSVSEYAEKFEDMADYSRQAVYAPDELWKIDQFLMGLRADIAHSVSQREFTTYAECLRQCYVAENSLKRVQEERNQNRTNYREQGKSAQHLKPRGFPPKKKQGYGDQSAQPPYCHKCKKKHAGECEPTPITCFRCGEPGHKSPFCPKKKDQEKTTGRVYTLDARKAKGNSNLIAGTCYVNNQPLCVLVDCGATHSFISTECAYRLGLEVTPLPDPMVISSATDDTVGARLICKDCSVSFNGRDFPIDLICLPLKRLDVILGMDWLSLNSVYIGCKEKAIFIPAKETSSDDAITKLIEGTIGAVNYLFSQERSFLLVLSEEPSVRVVLSEIPVVCEYPDVFPEDITSLPPEREAEFSIDLIPGTAPVSITPYRMSPIELRELKSQLEELLAKHFIRPSMRLCIDYRQLNKVTIKNKYPLPRIDDLLDQLKGASVFSKIDLRSGYHQIRVKRSDVPKTAFRTRYGHYEFLVMPFGVTNAPAVFMDYMNRIFQPYLDQFVVIFIDDILVYSRSPEEHVEHLRIVLSTLREKQLYAKFSKCEFWLSEVSFLGHVAFEWDSECEESFQKLKKKLTTAPVLVIPDPDRSYEVFCDASKRGLGGVLMQDGKVVAYASRQLKSHEENYPTHDLELAAIVFALKVWRHYLYGVHFEILEGVP, encoded by the exons atgcaacagatgcaacagcagaaTCAGATGATGATACAGATGATGCAGGGTATGCAAGGACAACAACCTCCTGCTCCGGTTCCTGTTCCCCAAGCTCCAACAGGGCCAGATTTTCGTGCTTTCTTCAGAATGGATCCTCCAGAGTTTGCAGGTGGCTTAGACCCAGTGGTAGCTCATGATTGGTTGGCTAGTATGGAGAGGATATTTCAGGCAATTCAGTGTAATgaagaagagaaggtgatctttgctACTCAAAAGATGAAAGGAccagctcttaggtggtggaataCTGCATCTACCTATTTCACTACCCAGGAGATCCCTAAAGACTGGCATCATTTCAAGGCGGCATTTCTGGAGAAGTATTTCCCTAACAGTGTTCGAACccaaagagaaagagaattcCAGAATTTCAAGCAAGGCAACTTGTCTGTTTCCGAGTATGCTGAAAAGTTTGAAGATATGGCTGATTACTCACGACAGGCTGTTTATGCTCCTGATGAGTTATGGAAGATTGATCAATTCTtgatgggtttgagggccgacattgctcatagtgtgtcccagagggagtttACTACTTATGCTGAATGTTTGAGGCAATGTTATGTGGCGGAGAACAGCCTAAAGAGGGTGcaagaagagaggaaccagaacagGACTAACTACAGGGAACAAGGGAAATCTGCTCAACACTTGAAGCCCCGTGGTTttccaccaaagaagaagcaaggatATGGCGACCAATCGGCTCAACCTCCTTATTGTCACAAGTGCAAGAAGAAACATGCTGGGGAGTGCGAACCTACTCCAATTACTTGTTTCAGATGTGGCGAGCCGGGTCACAAATCCCCGTTTTGTCCAAAGAAGAAAGATCAGGAGAAGACTACAGGTCGTGTTTATACCTTAGATGCAAGAAAGGCCAAAGGAAACAGCAATCTCATCGCAGGTACTTGTTATGTAAACAATCAACCCTTATGTGTGTTAGTTGATTGCGGAGCTACGCATTCTTTTATCTCTACCGAGTGTGCTTaccgacttggtttggaagttaCTCCCTTACCCGACCCTATGGTCATTTCCTCAGCCACGGACGATACAGTGGGAGCTCGACTGATTTGTAAGGATTGTTCAGTATCTTTTAATGGTCGTGACTTTCCGATCGATCTAATTTGTTTACCTCTTAAGAGActtgatgtcattcttggaatggattggttgtctcttaaTTCGGTATATATTGGTTGCAAGGAAAAAGCCATATTCATTCCTGCTAAAGAAACATCCTCcgatgatgcaattaccaagttgattGAAGGTACGATCGGCGCGGTCAATTATCTCTTTTCACAAGAAAGATCTTTTCTTTTGGTTCTTTCCGAGGAACCCTCCGTGAGGGTGGTATTGTCGGAAATACCTGTAGTGTGCGAATATCCTGATGTctttcctgaggatatcacttctcttcctccggaaagggaagcggAATTCTCAATTGATCTTATTCCTGGTACTGCCCCAGTTTCTatcactccatataggatgtctcctattgaactcagagaactgaAGAGCCAGCTAGAAGAGCTTCTAGCTAAGCATTTTATTCGgcccagt atgcgtttgtgcatcgactatcgtcagctgaataaggtcactataaagaacaaatatcccttaccgcggattgatgacctcctagatcagttgaaaggagccagtgtgttctcgaagattgatctcaggtcaggatatcatcagattcgggttaagagatcagatgtacctaagactgcattcaggactcggtatggtcattacgagtttttagttatgccttttggtgtgactaatgctccggcggttttcatggattatatgaatcgaaTTTTTCAACCGTacctggatcagttcgtagtgatcttcattgatgacatcTTGGTGTATTCACGTTCCCCGGAAGAACACGTAGAGCATTTGCGGATTGTGTTATCTACTCTTCGAGAGAAGCAATTGTACGCCAAGTTcagtaagtgtgaattttggctatccgaagtaagtttccttggtcac GTTGCATTTGAGTGGGACTCCGAATGTGAGGagagttttcagaaacttaagaagaagttgactactgcACCTGTACTAGTGATTCCAGACCCAGACCGATCTTACGAAGTgttctgtgatgcttctaagagagGTTTAGGCGGAGTATTGATGCAAGACGGTAAAGTCGTGGCTTATGCGTCTCGACAATTGAAATCTCATGAAGAAAATTACCCTACTCATGATCTTGAGCTTGCGGCAATAGTCTTTGCACTCAAGGTATGGCGTCACTATTTGTATGGAGTTCACTTCGAGATTCTGGAAGGCGTTCCATAA